A window of the Elusimicrobiota bacterium genome harbors these coding sequences:
- the murC gene encoding UDP-N-acetylmuramate--L-alanine ligase → MNFTLDFSLEEIKKVHFIGIGGIGMSGIARLLLAAGFEVSGSDLNDSEITKGLKAEGAEVFAGHKAGNLGASDIVVVSSAIGPDNPELKRAYAAGVKVVQRARMLSKIAELKKTVAVSGTHGKTTTTSMTAAALHAAGADATAVVGGIFKNAGSNIRLGKSEYFVIEADESDGSFLYFSPLVACITNIDSDHLEHYGNMDNLKNAFLAYASKPPFYGTAVLCADDANVLEMARKLKGPFLTYGLKNRSDWTAKDMRQLEGGGTAYTAVFKGAEKGRVRLRAPGRHNLLNSLCAMAAGSYLGFDFNKLAGGLADFSGVKRRLERLGTVSGVEFLDDYGHHPTEIKATLDTAAELFKGRRLVVLFQPHRYSRTRLLFRQFPPAFASAGKVYVMEIYPAGEKPIPGVTSRLLLDGLRKTGIAASEFPGALELSKELRPGDVLITVGAGDVWKTGAEVRMRLG, encoded by the coding sequence ATGAATTTCACGCTTGATTTTTCGCTTGAGGAAATAAAAAAAGTTCACTTTATAGGCATCGGCGGCATAGGCATGAGCGGCATAGCCCGGCTGCTGCTCGCGGCCGGCTTTGAGGTGTCCGGTTCCGACTTGAACGACTCCGAGATAACAAAAGGATTAAAGGCCGAGGGCGCGGAGGTTTTCGCGGGGCATAAGGCGGGCAACCTCGGCGCGAGCGATATCGTGGTAGTCAGTTCCGCCATCGGGCCGGACAACCCGGAGCTTAAGCGCGCATACGCCGCCGGTGTGAAAGTCGTTCAACGGGCGCGGATGCTTTCAAAAATCGCTGAACTGAAAAAGACCGTGGCGGTAAGCGGTACGCACGGAAAAACCACCACCACTTCCATGACGGCCGCGGCCCTGCACGCGGCAGGAGCCGACGCCACCGCGGTGGTGGGGGGGATTTTTAAAAACGCCGGCTCTAACATACGGCTGGGCAAAAGCGAATATTTTGTCATCGAGGCCGATGAATCGGACGGCTCCTTCCTTTATTTCTCCCCCTTGGTCGCCTGCATTACCAACATCGACTCCGACCATCTTGAGCATTACGGGAATATGGACAACCTGAAAAACGCGTTCCTGGCTTACGCGTCCAAACCGCCGTTTTACGGGACAGCCGTCCTTTGCGCCGATGATGCTAACGTCCTTGAAATGGCCCGAAAGCTAAAGGGGCCATTTTTAACCTACGGCCTTAAAAACCGCTCCGACTGGACGGCGAAAGACATGAGGCAGCTTGAGGGGGGGGGCACGGCTTATACGGCGGTTTTCAAGGGAGCCGAAAAAGGCAGAGTGCGCCTGCGCGCGCCGGGGCGGCATAATCTGCTTAATTCCCTTTGCGCCATGGCCGCCGGCAGTTACCTGGGTTTTGATTTTAACAAGCTGGCCGGGGGCCTCGCGGATTTTAGCGGAGTGAAACGCCGCCTGGAACGCCTTGGAACGGTCTCCGGCGTGGAGTTCCTTGACGATTACGGCCACCATCCCACCGAGATAAAAGCCACGCTTGATACGGCGGCTGAACTTTTCAAAGGACGCAGGCTGGTGGTTTTATTTCAGCCGCACCGCTACTCAAGGACCAGACTTCTTTTCCGCCAATTCCCGCCCGCATTCGCGAGCGCGGGCAAGGTTTATGTAATGGAAATTTATCCGGCGGGGGAGAAACCTATTCCTGGAGTCACTTCCCGGCTGCTGCTTGACGGGCTTAGAAAAACCGGCATTGCAGCTTCGGAATTCCCGGGGGCACTCGAATTGTCCAAAGAATTGCGTCCGGGAGATGTTTTAATAACAGTCGGGGCCGGGGATGTGTGGAAAACAGGCGCTGAAGTGAGA